One window of Bactrocera tryoni isolate S06 chromosome 2, CSIRO_BtryS06_freeze2, whole genome shotgun sequence genomic DNA carries:
- the LOC120767454 gene encoding probable phospholipid-transporting ATPase IIB isoform X2 produces MDDASQSSATTPMAARENIPLINRPRRRWYLFSCWRKWFSPRELRARTVHLGRATTEKFPPNEIRNQKYNVITFLPLVLFEQFRFFLNLYFLLMALSQFIPDIRIGYPYTYWGPLSFVLMVTIGREAVDDLRRHQRDHEVNSQKYKRLTVNETPGYEMVPSSKLKVGDMIIVEKNERVPADLVLLRTSDKSGSVFVRTDQLDGETDWKLRLAVPLTQKLNKDSDLFNIDASVYIEKPQNDIHSFIGTFSMHDGGDETGLNVENTLWANTVVAAGTATGIVIYTGCETRSVMNNSQPRSKVGLLDVEINGLTKVLFCAVLGLSLVMMMLKGFSGPWYRYMFRFVLLFSYIIPISLRVNLDMGKAFYSWQMQNDPEIQGTVVRSTTIPEELGRISYVLTDKTGTLTQNEMVFKKIHLGIVSHDNDTFHHIGQIIQNLAPTILSQSAPGVGGGGGSGGAGNSVVVEQQQAPLIITNKPMYSGNRMRHPEGWREWEAVKALALCHNVTPITDEDDNKSVSTSSTYTSSAGGSTSPTKSVINVESSATEHQYQASSPDEIALVKWTAEVGLTLIARDINSMTLQMKTRKSKGESADGMLQFQILQLFPFTSESKRMGIIVRDSGSGEITFYLKGADVVMTSIVQYNDWLSEESGNMAREGLRTLVVAKKVLSEEQYNDFETRISAARLSVTDRVAKVAAVIESLEREMELLCLTGVEDRLQDGVRPTLELLRNAGVRVWMLTGDKLETACCIAKSSQLIGRNQGLHVLRSVSTRTEAHAELNNFRRKQGHALVISGESLEVCLQYYRPEFLELATASPAVVCCRCSPTQKAQVVQLIQHHTGKRTCAVGDGGNDVSMIQQADAGVGIEGREGRQASLAGDFSVPQFSHIAKLLLVHGRRSYKRSAALSQFVIHRGLIITTLQAVFSAVFYLSSVALYQGFLMVGYSTLYTMFPVFSLVLDQDITSTTAVTYPELYKDLSKGRSLSYKTFFIWVLISIYQGGVIMYGALILFEDEFIHIVAISFSALIVTELIMVALTVRTWHRLMVLAELFSLALYLISLAVLHEYFDWEFIWSYDFLWKVSIITLVSCFPLYIIKFLRKKCSPPSYLKLS; encoded by the exons ATGGACGACGCGTCGCAAAGTTCTGCAACTACGCCGATGGCGGCTCGAGAGAACATTCCGCTAATAAATCGACCCAGACGACGTTGGTATTTATTCAG TTGTTGGCGCAAATGGTTTTCACCACGCGAACTGCGCGCTCGCACCGTCCACTTAGGACGTGCGACTACTGAGAAATTCCCACCGAACGAGATACGCAATCAAAAATACAATGTGATCACGTTCCTGCCGCTCGTGCTATTCGAGCAATTCCGTTTCTTTTTAAATCTCTATTTCCTACTCATGGCATTGTCACAATTCATACCCGACATACGCATTGGATATCCGTACACCTATTGGGGGCCGCTTAGTTTCGTGCTGATGGTGACAATTGGACGTGAGGCAGTCGACGATTTGCGGCGACACCAACGTGATCACGAGGTGAATTCACAGAAATACAAGAGGCTAACTGTAAATGAGACACCAGGTTATGAAATGGTGCCTTCATCAAAACTAAAAGTGGGTGATATGATCATTGTGGAGAAGAACGAACGCGTGCCAGCCGATTTAGTGCTGTTGCGCACCAGCGACAAGAGTGGCTCCGTTTTCGTGCGCACCGATCAATTGGATG GTGAAACCGATTGGAAACTGCGCTTGGCCGTGCCGCTTACGCAAAAGTTAAACAAGGATTCCGATTTGTTTAATATTGACGCCAGTGTTTACATTGAAAAGCCACAAAACGATATACACTCCTTCATAGGCACATTTTCGATG CACGATGGTGGCGATGAAACTGGTCTAAATGTGGAAAATACATTGTGGGCGAATACAGTGGTCGCTGCTGGCACCGCCACCGGCATTGTCATCTATACAGGCTGTGAAACGCGTAGCGTAATGAATAACTCACAGCCTCGTTCGAAGGTTGGACTGCTCGATGTGGAGATTAATGGTCTAACGAAG GTGCTTTTCTGTGCCGTGCTTGGCTTGTCGCTCGTCATGATGATGCTCAAAGGCTTCAGCGGCCCCTGGTATCGTTACATGTTCCGCTTTGTACTACTCTTCTCCTACATCATACCCATTAGCTTGCGCGTCAATTTGGATATGGGCAAAGCCTTTTATTCATGGCAAATGCAAAACGATCCCGAAATACAAGGTACCGTAGTACGTTCGACAACCATACCCGAGGAGCTCGGTCGCATATCGTACGTGCTGACGGATAAAACCGGCACGCTGACGCAAAACGAAATGGTTTTCAAGAAGATACACTTGGGCATAGTTTCACATGACAATGACACATTTCATCACATCGgtcaaataattcaaaatttagcGCCCACAATACTGTCACAAAGTGCACCGGGCGTCGGCGGTGGTGGTGGCAGCGGTGGTGCTGGTAATAGTGTTGTCGttgaacaacaacaagcaccgttaattataacaaataaaccgATGTATTCCGGCAATCGCATGCGTCATCCGGAGGGTTGGCGTGAATGGGAGGCGGTTAAGGCGTTGGCGTTATGTCACAATGTTACACCGATCACTGATGAGGACGATAACAAGTCTGTATCGACGTCATCGACCTACACATCATCGGCag GCGGCTCCACTTCACCTACAAAATCTGTGATAAATGTTGAATCCAGCGCAACGGAGCACCAGTATCAGGCTTCCTCACCCGATGAGATCGCGCTGGTTAAGTGGACGGCCGAAGTTGGTCTAACTTTAATTGCACGTGACATTAATTCGATGACTTTGCAAATGAAAACGAGAAAAT CCAAAGGCGAGTCTGCAGACGGTATGCTGCAATTTCAAATTCTCCAGCTGTTCCCCTTCACCAGCGAGAGTAAGCGTATGGGCATTATTGTGCGCGATTCAGGATCCGGCGAAATAACTTTCTATCTGAAAGGCGCCGACGTAGTCATGACCTCCATCGTGCAGTACAACGATTGGCTGAGCGAAGAATCGGGCAATATGGCGCGCGAAGGTCTGCGCACCTTGGTGGTCGCCAAGAAAGTGCTCTCCGAAGAGCAATATAATGACTTTGAGACGCGCATAAGCGCGGCACGCCTCAGCGTAACCGATCGTGTTGCAAAAGTCGCCGCAGTGATTGAGTCATTGGAGCGTGAAATGGAGTTGCTTTGCTTGACGG GCGTTGAGGACCGTCTGCAAGATGGCGTGCGTCCCACACTCGAATTGCTGCGCAACGCCGGTGTACGTGTGTGGATGTTGACGGGTGACAAGCTCGAGACCGCCTGTTGTATTGCCAAGTCATCACAGCTGATCGGTCGCAATCAGGGCCTACATGTATTGCGCTCCGTGTCGACGCGTACCGAAGCGCACGCCGAGCTGAATAACTTCCGCCGCAAGCAGGGACACGCTTTGGTTATATCAGGTGAATCGCTCGAGGTCTGCCTACAATATTATCGGCCGGAATTTCTCGAACTTGCCACCGCTAGTCCGGCGGTTGTGTGCTGTCGCTGCAGTCCTACGCAAAAGGCGCAAGTCGTGCAACTCATACAACATCACACCGGCAAACGGACCTGCGCGGTCGGCGATGGTGGCAACGATGTCAGCATGATACAACAAGCCGATGCTGGTGTGGGCATCGAGGGTCGTGAGGGTAGACAAGCTTCGCTCGCGGGCGACTTTAGCGTACCACAATTCTCACATATTGCCAAATTGCTGTTGGTGCATGGTCGTCGCTCGTATAAACGCTCGGCGGCGCTTTCACAGTTCGTCATACATCGTGGTTTAATTATAACTACACTGCAAGCAGTCTTCTCCGCCGTCTTCTATCTCAGTTCGGTGGCTTTGTATCAAGGTTTCCTCATGGTCGGCTATTCAACGTTGTACACAATGTTTCCCGTTTTCTCTTTGGTGCTGGATCAAGATATTACATCGACCACAGCAGTCACCTATCCCGAGCTGTACAAGGATCTATCCAAGGGTCGTAGTTTAAGCTACAAAACGTTCTTCATTTGGGTGCTAATCAGTATATACCAAGGCGGTGTGATTATGTATGGCGCACTCATATTATTCGAGGACGAATTCATACATATTGTGGCGATTAGCTTCTCGGCGCTCATTGTCACCGAGCTGATCATGGTGGCGTTGACAGTGCGCACCTGGCATCG TCTTATGGTATTAGCTGAACTCTTCAGTTTGGCCCTCTACTTGATATCGTTGGCTGTGTTGCATGAGTATTTCG ATTGGGAGTTCATCTGGTCGTATGACTTCCTCTGGAAGGTCTCCATAATTACCCTAGTGTCCTGCTTCCCTTTGTACATAATAAAATTCTTGCGCAAAAAATGCTCACCGCCGTCATATTTAAAGTTATCGTAA
- the LOC120767454 gene encoding probable phospholipid-transporting ATPase IIB isoform X3, whose amino-acid sequence MSEVVENKETGKELVKLKLSAKFFLVLYFCWRKWFSPRELRARTVHLGRATTEKFPPNEIRNQKYNVITFLPLVLFEQFRFFLNLYFLLMALSQFIPDIRIGYPYTYWGPLSFVLMVTIGREAVDDLRRHQRDHEVNSQKYKRLTVNETPGYEMVPSSKLKVGDMIIVEKNERVPADLVLLRTSDKSGSVFVRTDQLDGETDWKLRLAVPLTQKLNKDSDLFNIDASVYIEKPQNDIHSFIGTFSMHDGGDETGLNVENTLWANTVVAAGTATGIVIYTGCETRSVMNNSQPRSKVGLLDVEINGLTKVLFCAVLGLSLVMMMLKGFSGPWYRYMFRFVLLFSYIIPISLRVNLDMGKAFYSWQMQNDPEIQGTVVRSTTIPEELGRISYVLTDKTGTLTQNEMVFKKIHLGIVSHDNDTFHHIGQIIQNLAPTILSQSAPGVGGGGGSGGAGNSVVVEQQQAPLIITNKPMYSGNRMRHPEGWREWEAVKALALCHNVTPITDEDDNKSVSTSSTYTSSAGGSTSPTKSVINVESSATEHQYQASSPDEIALVKWTAEVGLTLIARDINSMTLQMKTRKSKGESADGMLQFQILQLFPFTSESKRMGIIVRDSGSGEITFYLKGADVVMTSIVQYNDWLSEESGNMAREGLRTLVVAKKVLSEEQYNDFETRISAARLSVTDRVAKVAAVIESLEREMELLCLTGVEDRLQDGVRPTLELLRNAGVRVWMLTGDKLETACCIAKSSQLIGRNQGLHVLRSVSTRTEAHAELNNFRRKQGHALVISGESLEVCLQYYRPEFLELATASPAVVCCRCSPTQKAQVVQLIQHHTGKRTCAVGDGGNDVSMIQQADAGVGIEGREGRQASLAGDFSVPQFSHIAKLLLVHGRRSYKRSAALSQFVIHRGLIITTLQAVFSAVFYLSSVALYQGFLMVGYSTLYTMFPVFSLVLDQDITSTTAVTYPELYKDLSKGRSLSYKTFFIWVLISIYQGGVIMYGALILFEDEFIHIVAISFSALIVTELIMVALTVRTWHRLMVLAELFSLALYLISLAVLHEYFDWEFIWSYDFLWKVSIITLVSCFPLYIIKFLRKKCSPPSYLKLS is encoded by the exons ATGTCGGAAGTTGTCGAAAATAAAGAAACGGGCAAGGAATTGGTGAAGTTGAAGCTGAGCGCAAAGTTTTTCCTAGTACTATATTT TTGTTGGCGCAAATGGTTTTCACCACGCGAACTGCGCGCTCGCACCGTCCACTTAGGACGTGCGACTACTGAGAAATTCCCACCGAACGAGATACGCAATCAAAAATACAATGTGATCACGTTCCTGCCGCTCGTGCTATTCGAGCAATTCCGTTTCTTTTTAAATCTCTATTTCCTACTCATGGCATTGTCACAATTCATACCCGACATACGCATTGGATATCCGTACACCTATTGGGGGCCGCTTAGTTTCGTGCTGATGGTGACAATTGGACGTGAGGCAGTCGACGATTTGCGGCGACACCAACGTGATCACGAGGTGAATTCACAGAAATACAAGAGGCTAACTGTAAATGAGACACCAGGTTATGAAATGGTGCCTTCATCAAAACTAAAAGTGGGTGATATGATCATTGTGGAGAAGAACGAACGCGTGCCAGCCGATTTAGTGCTGTTGCGCACCAGCGACAAGAGTGGCTCCGTTTTCGTGCGCACCGATCAATTGGATG GTGAAACCGATTGGAAACTGCGCTTGGCCGTGCCGCTTACGCAAAAGTTAAACAAGGATTCCGATTTGTTTAATATTGACGCCAGTGTTTACATTGAAAAGCCACAAAACGATATACACTCCTTCATAGGCACATTTTCGATG CACGATGGTGGCGATGAAACTGGTCTAAATGTGGAAAATACATTGTGGGCGAATACAGTGGTCGCTGCTGGCACCGCCACCGGCATTGTCATCTATACAGGCTGTGAAACGCGTAGCGTAATGAATAACTCACAGCCTCGTTCGAAGGTTGGACTGCTCGATGTGGAGATTAATGGTCTAACGAAG GTGCTTTTCTGTGCCGTGCTTGGCTTGTCGCTCGTCATGATGATGCTCAAAGGCTTCAGCGGCCCCTGGTATCGTTACATGTTCCGCTTTGTACTACTCTTCTCCTACATCATACCCATTAGCTTGCGCGTCAATTTGGATATGGGCAAAGCCTTTTATTCATGGCAAATGCAAAACGATCCCGAAATACAAGGTACCGTAGTACGTTCGACAACCATACCCGAGGAGCTCGGTCGCATATCGTACGTGCTGACGGATAAAACCGGCACGCTGACGCAAAACGAAATGGTTTTCAAGAAGATACACTTGGGCATAGTTTCACATGACAATGACACATTTCATCACATCGgtcaaataattcaaaatttagcGCCCACAATACTGTCACAAAGTGCACCGGGCGTCGGCGGTGGTGGTGGCAGCGGTGGTGCTGGTAATAGTGTTGTCGttgaacaacaacaagcaccgttaattataacaaataaaccgATGTATTCCGGCAATCGCATGCGTCATCCGGAGGGTTGGCGTGAATGGGAGGCGGTTAAGGCGTTGGCGTTATGTCACAATGTTACACCGATCACTGATGAGGACGATAACAAGTCTGTATCGACGTCATCGACCTACACATCATCGGCag GCGGCTCCACTTCACCTACAAAATCTGTGATAAATGTTGAATCCAGCGCAACGGAGCACCAGTATCAGGCTTCCTCACCCGATGAGATCGCGCTGGTTAAGTGGACGGCCGAAGTTGGTCTAACTTTAATTGCACGTGACATTAATTCGATGACTTTGCAAATGAAAACGAGAAAAT CCAAAGGCGAGTCTGCAGACGGTATGCTGCAATTTCAAATTCTCCAGCTGTTCCCCTTCACCAGCGAGAGTAAGCGTATGGGCATTATTGTGCGCGATTCAGGATCCGGCGAAATAACTTTCTATCTGAAAGGCGCCGACGTAGTCATGACCTCCATCGTGCAGTACAACGATTGGCTGAGCGAAGAATCGGGCAATATGGCGCGCGAAGGTCTGCGCACCTTGGTGGTCGCCAAGAAAGTGCTCTCCGAAGAGCAATATAATGACTTTGAGACGCGCATAAGCGCGGCACGCCTCAGCGTAACCGATCGTGTTGCAAAAGTCGCCGCAGTGATTGAGTCATTGGAGCGTGAAATGGAGTTGCTTTGCTTGACGG GCGTTGAGGACCGTCTGCAAGATGGCGTGCGTCCCACACTCGAATTGCTGCGCAACGCCGGTGTACGTGTGTGGATGTTGACGGGTGACAAGCTCGAGACCGCCTGTTGTATTGCCAAGTCATCACAGCTGATCGGTCGCAATCAGGGCCTACATGTATTGCGCTCCGTGTCGACGCGTACCGAAGCGCACGCCGAGCTGAATAACTTCCGCCGCAAGCAGGGACACGCTTTGGTTATATCAGGTGAATCGCTCGAGGTCTGCCTACAATATTATCGGCCGGAATTTCTCGAACTTGCCACCGCTAGTCCGGCGGTTGTGTGCTGTCGCTGCAGTCCTACGCAAAAGGCGCAAGTCGTGCAACTCATACAACATCACACCGGCAAACGGACCTGCGCGGTCGGCGATGGTGGCAACGATGTCAGCATGATACAACAAGCCGATGCTGGTGTGGGCATCGAGGGTCGTGAGGGTAGACAAGCTTCGCTCGCGGGCGACTTTAGCGTACCACAATTCTCACATATTGCCAAATTGCTGTTGGTGCATGGTCGTCGCTCGTATAAACGCTCGGCGGCGCTTTCACAGTTCGTCATACATCGTGGTTTAATTATAACTACACTGCAAGCAGTCTTCTCCGCCGTCTTCTATCTCAGTTCGGTGGCTTTGTATCAAGGTTTCCTCATGGTCGGCTATTCAACGTTGTACACAATGTTTCCCGTTTTCTCTTTGGTGCTGGATCAAGATATTACATCGACCACAGCAGTCACCTATCCCGAGCTGTACAAGGATCTATCCAAGGGTCGTAGTTTAAGCTACAAAACGTTCTTCATTTGGGTGCTAATCAGTATATACCAAGGCGGTGTGATTATGTATGGCGCACTCATATTATTCGAGGACGAATTCATACATATTGTGGCGATTAGCTTCTCGGCGCTCATTGTCACCGAGCTGATCATGGTGGCGTTGACAGTGCGCACCTGGCATCG TCTTATGGTATTAGCTGAACTCTTCAGTTTGGCCCTCTACTTGATATCGTTGGCTGTGTTGCATGAGTATTTCG ATTGGGAGTTCATCTGGTCGTATGACTTCCTCTGGAAGGTCTCCATAATTACCCTAGTGTCCTGCTTCCCTTTGTACATAATAAAATTCTTGCGCAAAAAATGCTCACCGCCGTCATATTTAAAGTTATCGTAA